A single window of Brachyhypopomus gauderio isolate BG-103 chromosome 21, BGAUD_0.2, whole genome shotgun sequence DNA harbors:
- the myl9a gene encoding myosin regulatory light polypeptide 9 translates to MSAAKRAKGKTTKKRPQRATSNVFAMFDQSQIQEFKEAFNMIDQNRDGFIDKEDLHDMLASLGKNPSDEYLENMMSEAPGPINFTMFLTMFGERLNGTDPEDVIRNAFTCFDEDGSGFIHEDHLRELLTTMGDRFTDEEVDELFREAPIDKKGNFNYTEFTRILKHGAKDKDDI, encoded by the exons ATGTCTGCTGCTAAGCGAGCTAAGGGGAAGACCACAAAGAAGCGTCCCCAGAGGGCAACGTCCAATGTGTTCGCCATGTTCGATCAGTCCCAGATCCAGGAGTTCAAAGAGGCGTTCAACATGATCGACCAGAACCGCGATGGCTTCATCGATAAGGAGGACTTGCATGACATGCTCGCGTCTCTTG GGAAGAACCCGTCTGATGAATACCTGGAGAACATGATGAGTGAAGCCCCAGGACCCATTAACTTCACCATGTTTCTCACGATGTTTGGAGAACGGCTCAACGGAACCGACCCGGAGGACGTCATACGGAACGCCTTCACCTGTTTCGATGAGGATGGGTCAG GGTTCATTCATGAAGACCATCTTCGTGAACTCCTGACCACCATGGGCGACCGCTTTACTGATGAGGAAGTGGACGAGCTTTTCCGCGAAGCACCAATCGACAAGAAGGGAAATTTCAACTACACAGAATTCACACGTATCCTCAAGCATGGTGCAAAAGACAAAGATGACATCTAA
- the dlgap4a gene encoding disks large-associated protein 4, translating to MKSLGANRSRHLSDSCGPTAGPQEPICPLTPDPHTTYLLTPTINHYGTLEQHMHAFPPASPVGLQPDCLLPLSAQLTSSGAFQHFQFPPQTQQQACLLQPGSRPLTTSMSVGMGLGLGLSAPPMISSGTATISSAAAAKMNRLPASLLDQLERHLPLQRDGFSTLQFHRRSRGAKQRSESPGRIRNLVHSVQRLFTKAPAGEGPTGKGGGQGVDGGRAARRSKSKDRAKTEGAKRRARPNLSGFWSSDDALEDETATPPMSAQVAVAYRNPLTMMTLGRVSDQAPARPNVQGYNTIATHSLRTSQSSGDLKPQAAVAMAGVAVAGMGPGTAPPAGGQVGDGTVVKRGSWSTLTLSQARQVVQKGTATLNRTLLKTKSCHQDLACNFLQVPLGDMSGTLGKAGGGGPGDIPCRRMRSGSYVKAMADTEDSDESEGPPSPKPSPKSAARRQSYLKATQQSLSEQQPLPPPRKAHFCALTQERFGLMWAPLQSAQSVQHLGSCLPSLRELTTNRSLDNLDCLVGQSDVQHWEPDGRFGQSYSTLGRSSGICQVDQQGFLCSMACGQVESQAVEALDLPTASCFRSRSHSYLRAIQAGCSQDDDTASVDSSVDDPLPPPPAPRHHYSTSRISCKKTPPPVPPRIKPLIALTVQSSTESAQDTYLDSQDQRGEANSQSGRSNSSDSVTSSRTGSLAKSAKRPPLLPQAPIPAPREPPLPLPSARVSSPPPPSPALETPPISITLVTEEPQAAPRRKLSSIGIQVDCVQPVLKEEQTPTTKFQSIGVQVEDGRPLSRYSSMASRQETAEVESQDQADGKAAQERTTGCATQTPGSPEGGERALSRSKAKISRSVSGSIPENLDPALDPSFLPPPDPSLQISGSMNGATEQSGTPAACLRDGHWFLKLLQAETGRMEAWCQQMEQESKEKQLSEEVLGKIRSAVGSAQLLMSQKFRQFRGLCEQNLDVDAQPRPTAQDLAGFWDLLQLSIEDISMKFDELHLLKSNSWNLPEDRSRKEEKKQPSVQTPKKVVKTKSPVTKEKSGGEAAPADKQRQEARKRLMAAKRAVSERQNSATESADSIEIYVPEAQTRL from the exons CAGCAGGCTTGCTTGCTTCAGCCGGGCAGCCGACCCCTCACCACCTCCATGTCGGTGGGcatgggtctgggtctgggccTGTCCGCTCCCCCGATGATCAGCAGCGGGACGGCCACCATCTCCTCAGCAGCGGCGGCCAAGATGAACCGTCTCCCCGCGAGCCTGCTGGACCAGCTGGAGCGGCACCTGCCCCTGCAGAGGGACGGGTTCAGCACGCTGCAGTTCCACCGGCGTAGCCGCGGGGCCAAGCAGCGCAGCGAGAGCCCCGGACGCATCCGCAACCTGGTGCACTCCGTGCAAAGGCTTTTCACCAAGGCCCCGGCCGGCGAGGGCCCGACGGGCAAAGGCGGCGGGCAGGGCGTGGACGGGGGCAGGGCGGCACGCCGCAGCAAGAGCAAGGACCGGGCCAAGACGGAGGGCGCCAAACGCCGGGCCCGGCCCAACCTCTCCGGGTTCTGGAGCTCGGACGACGCGCTGGAGGATGAGACGGCGACACCGCCGATGTCCGCGCAGGTGGCCGTCGCCTACCGCAACCCGCTGACCATGATGACGCTGGGACGGGTGTCGGACCAGGCGCCGGCCCGGCCCAACGTGCAGGGCTACAACACCATCGCCACCCACTCGCTCAGGACCTCCCAGAGCAGCGGGGACCTGAAACCCCAGGCTGCAGTAGCCATGGCAGGAGTGGCTGTGGCGGGGATGGGACCGGggacagcgccccctgctggaggcCAGGTAGGGGACGGCACGGTGGTGAAGAGGGGATCGTGGTCAACGCTGACGCTCAGCCAGGCCAGGCAGGTGGTGCAGAAGGGCACGGCCACATTGAACCGGACACTGCTCAAAACCAAGTCCTGCCACCAGGATCTGGCCTGCAACTTCCTGCAg GTGCCTCTGGGGGACATGAGTGGGACGCTGGGTAAGGCGGGCGGCGGGGGGCCCGGGGACATCCCATGTCGGAGAATGCGCAGCGGGAGCTACGTCAAAGCCATGGCAGACACCGAGGACAGCGATGAATCTGAGGGTCCCCCCTCGCCGAAACCCTCCCCCAAATCAGCCGCACGTCGCCAGAGCTACCTGAAGGCCACACAGCAGTCCCTCAGCGAGCAACAaccactccctccacctcgcaa AGCCCACTTCTGCGCTCTCACACAGGAGCGCTTTGGGCTGATGTGGGCCCCTCTGCAGAGTGCCCAGTCCGTGCAGCACCTGGGAAG CTGTCTGCCGTCTCTGCGTGAGCTCACCACCAACCGCAGCCTGGATAACCTGGACTGCCTGGTGGGTCAGAGTGATGTCCAGCACTGGGAACCAGACGGGAGGTTCGGCCAGAGCTACTCCACCCTGGGCCGAAGCTCTGGCATCTGCCAG GTGGATCAGCAGGGCTTCCTGTGCTCCATGGCCTGTGGCCAGGTGGAGTCCCAGGCGGTGGAGGCGCTGGACCTGCCCACGGCGTCCTGCTTCCGGTCCCGCAGCCACAGCTACCTGCGCGCCATCCAGGCCGGCTGCTCGCAGGATGACGACACCGCGTCCGTGGACTCGTCGGTGGACGACCCCCTGCCCCCGCCCCCCGCCCCCCGCCACCACTACAGCACATCTCGCA TAT CCTGCAAGAAGACTCCGCCCCCAGTTCCTCCGCGCATCAAACCCCTCATAGCGCTGACTGTTCAGAGCAGCACTGAGTCCGCTCAGGACACCTACCTGGACAGCCAGGACCAGCGCGGTGAGGCCAACAGCCAATCAGGACGCAGCAACTCCTCTGACAGCGTCACCAGCTCACGGACAGGAAGCTTAGCCAAGAGTGCCAAGCGGCCACCCCTGCTGCCCCAGGCACCAATTCCTGCCCCGCGAGAACCACCCTTGCCCCTGCCCAGTGCTAGAGTGAGCAGCCCCCCTCCGCCCTCCCCTGCTCTCGAGACTCCGCCCATAAGCATCACCCTCGTGACCGAAGAACCCCAAGCTGCTCCCAGACGAAAACTTTCATCTATCGGTATCCAG gtgGACTGTGTGCAGCCTGTACTCAAGGAGGAACAGACCCCCACTACAAAGTTCCAGTCCATTGGCGTACAAGTGGAGGACGGCAGGCC ACTCAGCCGCTACAGCAGTATGGCGTCCCGACAGGAGACGGCCGAGGTGGAGTCTCAAGACCAGGCAGACGGTAAAGCGGCGCAAGAACGCACCACGGGCTGCGCTACGCAGACGCCCGGCTCGCCGGAGGGCGGCGAGCGAGCGCTGAGCCGCTCGAAAGCCAAAATCAGCCGCTCCGTATCGGGCTCCATTCCGGAGAACCTCGACCCGGCCCTGGACCCGTCCTTTCTGCCCCCTCCTGACCCCTCGCTGCAGATCAGCGGGAGCATGAACGGGGCGACGGAGCAGTCCGGAACGCCAGCGGCGTGCCTCAGGGATGGCCACTGGTTCCTCAAACTTCTGCAAGCAGAGACGGGCCGCATGGAGGCGTGGTGCCAGCAGATGGAGCAAGAGAGCAAAGAAAAACAGCTCTCGGAAGAAG tactggGGAAGATCCGCAGTGCGGTAGGCAGTGCTCAATTGCTCATGTCTCAGAAGTTCCGGCAGTTCCGAGGCCTGTGTGAGCAGAACCTG GATGTGGATGCCCAGCCGCGGCCCACTGCGCAGGACCTGGCCGGGTTCTGGGATCTGCTGCAGCTGTCGATAGAGGACATCAGCATGAAGTTCGACGAGCTGCACCTGCTGAAGTCCAACTCCTGGAACCTCCCAGAGGACCGCAGCAGAAAG GAGGAGAAGAAGCAGCCGTCCGTCCAGACGCCGAAGAAGGTGGTGAAGACCAAGTCGCCCGTCACCAAGGAGAAGAGCGGAGGAGAGGCGGCCCCCGCAGACAAGCAGCGTCAGGAAGCCAGGAAGAGGCTGATGGCGGCCAAACGGGCCGTGTCTGAGCGGCAGAACTCCGCCACGGAGAGCGCCGACAGCATCGAGATCTACGTTCCCGAGGCCCAGACTCGGCTCTGA